The Desulfovibrionales bacterium genome includes a window with the following:
- the ruvB gene encoding Holliday junction branch migration DNA helicase RuvB, which translates to MTSTKEDKKRPSPIAPTIEDDEARYENNLRPRNLEEYIGQENLKANLRVFIEAARNRKESLDHVLFHGHPGLGKTTLAYILANELSVNIRATSGPVIEKTGDLAAILTNLKDNDVLFIDEVHRLNRVVEEMLYPAMEDYQLDIIIGQGPSARSIKLDLPRFTLVGATTRAGLLTPPLRDRFGVVLRVDFYTPEELEIIITRSARILGISIDKEGAFEIARRSRGTPRIANRLLRRVRDFAQVKADGVITKNVADAALHMLEVDDRGFDRMDRQILLTIIEKFDGGPIGLDTLSTAVCEEKDTIEDVYEPYLIQCGYISRTPRGRVATRLAYQYLNQKPRESNQESLF; encoded by the coding sequence ATGACCTCAACTAAAGAAGACAAAAAGCGACCCTCGCCGATAGCGCCGACCATCGAAGACGACGAAGCCCGTTATGAGAACAATCTGCGCCCCCGGAACCTGGAAGAATACATCGGCCAGGAAAACCTGAAAGCTAATCTGCGTGTCTTTATCGAGGCGGCCCGGAACCGGAAAGAATCCCTGGATCATGTGCTCTTTCACGGTCACCCGGGACTGGGCAAGACTACCCTGGCGTATATCTTAGCTAATGAGCTTTCAGTGAATATAAGGGCTACTTCCGGCCCGGTTATTGAAAAAACAGGCGACTTAGCCGCCATCCTCACTAATCTGAAAGATAATGATGTCCTTTTTATCGATGAGGTCCACCGGTTGAACCGCGTAGTAGAAGAAATGCTCTATCCGGCCATGGAAGACTATCAACTGGACATCATTATCGGCCAGGGCCCCAGCGCCCGGAGCATCAAACTTGACCTTCCGCGCTTCACCTTAGTAGGGGCCACCACCCGGGCCGGGCTTCTGACCCCCCCCTTGCGAGACCGCTTTGGCGTGGTCTTGCGTGTGGACTTTTACACACCGGAGGAACTTGAGATCATTATCACGCGCTCCGCAAGAATTCTGGGCATCTCTATCGACAAAGAAGGGGCCTTCGAGATAGCACGCCGTTCGCGGGGCACCCCCCGTATCGCCAACCGCCTCCTGCGTCGTGTCCGTGATTTTGCCCAGGTGAAGGCCGACGGAGTAATCACCAAAAATGTAGCGGACGCCGCCCTGCATATGCTGGAGGTGGACGATCGCGGATTTGACCGGATGGACCGCCAGATACTCCTTACGATTATCGAGAAATTTGACGGCGGGCCTATCGGCCTGGATACACTCTCCACGGCAGTATGTGAAGAAAAAGATACGATTGAAGACGTCTATGAGCCTTACCTGATCCAGTGCGGGTACATAAGCCGTACACCCCGCGGCCGGGTTGCCACCCGCCTTGCCTATCAATACCTCAATCAGAAGCCCAGGGAATCAAACCAGGAGTCTCTGTTTTGA
- a CDS encoding energy transducer TonB, translating into MRRAADNIPYFFLVSCLLHVLFLWGMDLKNKVPPHRLPAPVLSFVFSEVTAPAHVPPVRATSQAGKRTVKKNTKAAQPLTPKETVQAEKLPPEETSVPANEGKMENETPAVARQPSPCPFLSAMLAGTSGSEANSSPGPASAAQKHNVFEGYLALIRTLLEEYKEYPLWAQRNSREGTVDLHFVICQDGKVEDLRVVKSSGFSILDKAAERTVRRISRFPSIPKELAMNKLSLDVPLVFKLVNR; encoded by the coding sequence GTGAGAAGGGCCGCTGACAACATACCTTATTTCTTTCTGGTCTCCTGCCTCTTACATGTCCTCTTCCTGTGGGGAATGGATCTCAAAAACAAGGTACCGCCGCACCGTTTGCCGGCCCCTGTCCTCAGTTTTGTATTTTCTGAGGTTACTGCCCCGGCGCATGTTCCACCGGTAAGGGCAACAAGTCAGGCCGGAAAGAGAACCGTTAAAAAAAATACAAAGGCAGCGCAGCCGCTTACGCCTAAAGAGACAGTACAGGCTGAGAAGCTGCCGCCGGAAGAGACATCCGTCCCTGCAAATGAAGGCAAGATGGAAAATGAGACGCCGGCTGTGGCACGGCAACCTTCTCCCTGCCCGTTTCTGAGTGCTATGCTGGCCGGAACGTCCGGTTCAGAGGCGAACTCCTCTCCCGGTCCTGCTTCTGCGGCCCAAAAACACAACGTCTTTGAAGGATACTTAGCCCTTATCCGGACCCTGCTGGAAGAATATAAAGAATATCCTTTGTGGGCCCAAAGAAACAGCCGGGAAGGGACCGTAGATTTGCATTTCGTCATATGCCAGGATGGGAAGGTAGAGGATTTGAGAGTCGTCAAGTCTTCCGGGTTCAGTATCCTGGATAAGGCAGCAGAACGGACGGTAAGGCGCATCAGCAGATTTCCGTCCATCCCAAAGGAACTGGCCATGAACAAGCTTTCTCTGGATGTACCGCTGGTATTTAAGTTGGTAAACAGATAA
- a CDS encoding YebC/PmpR family DNA-binding transcriptional regulator: MSGHSKWSTIKRKKGATDAKRGKIFTKLAKEIIVAARLGGGDINMNPRLRAAVADARTENMPKDNIERAIKKGTGELEGQSYEEVIYEGYGTGGVAVLVESVTDNKNRTVSDIRHIFSKNGGNMGENGCVAWLFDKKGLITVDKKAVNEEKLMDIALEAGAEDVREQEEEYEVVTPASDFEAVKKALDEQNVPYLAAEITMLPKTTVQIEDEKQAQQVLRLMEALEDYDDIQHAYANFDIPDAILEAIG; this comes from the coding sequence ATGTCCGGCCATTCCAAGTGGAGTACTATCAAACGTAAGAAAGGCGCTACCGACGCCAAACGTGGCAAGATATTTACAAAGCTGGCCAAGGAAATCATTGTGGCAGCCCGCCTGGGCGGCGGAGATATCAACATGAACCCAAGATTGAGGGCGGCTGTAGCCGACGCCAGGACCGAAAATATGCCTAAGGATAATATCGAAAGGGCGATTAAAAAAGGAACCGGCGAACTGGAAGGGCAATCCTACGAAGAGGTGATCTACGAGGGTTACGGGACGGGCGGTGTGGCTGTCCTGGTGGAAAGCGTGACGGATAATAAAAACCGGACGGTTTCGGATATAAGGCACATATTCAGCAAAAACGGCGGCAACATGGGAGAAAACGGCTGCGTGGCCTGGCTGTTTGATAAGAAAGGTCTCATCACCGTAGATAAGAAGGCCGTAAACGAGGAAAAGCTGATGGACATCGCCTTAGAGGCCGGCGCCGAGGATGTGCGCGAGCAAGAGGAAGAATATGAGGTAGTAACCCCGGCGTCTGATTTCGAGGCCGTAAAAAAGGCCCTGGATGAACAAAATGTCCCTTATCTGGCAGCTGAAATCACCATGCTTCCCAAGACCACGGTGCAGATAGAAGACGAAAAGCAGGCCCAACAGGTATTGCGGTTAATGGAGGCCTTGGAGGACTACGATGATATCCAGCATGCCTATGCCAATTTTGATATACCTGACGCTATCCTGGAGGCTATCGGCTGA
- a CDS encoding biopolymer transporter ExbD — protein MLVTIRRTQKKSLGLDMAPLIDMVFLLLIFFMLSAHFIEETGISLELPRSKVAGASRPIPLTVSIDRQGRVFVDEIEVGLRDLRQALQMRLAETGRKEVVVKSDRDCRVQTLVSVMDEIRLAGARGLLLSAEEKDR, from the coding sequence ATGCTGGTAACCATCCGCCGTACTCAAAAAAAATCCTTAGGGCTGGACATGGCTCCGCTGATAGACATGGTCTTTCTGCTCCTCATTTTTTTTATGCTGTCGGCCCATTTTATAGAGGAAACCGGGATCAGTCTCGAACTCCCCCGGTCAAAGGTGGCCGGGGCTTCCCGGCCCATCCCCCTTACAGTCTCGATCGACCGGCAAGGCCGGGTTTTTGTGGACGAGATCGAAGTTGGCCTACGGGACCTGCGTCAGGCCTTACAGATGCGGCTGGCCGAAACCGGCAGGAAAGAGGTTGTGGTCAAGTCCGACCGGGATTGCCGGGTGCAAACCCTGGTTTCAGTAATGGACGAGATACGGCTGGCCGGCGCCCGCGGCCTGCTTCTTTCAGCGGAGGAAAAAGACCGGTGA
- a CDS encoding MotA/TolQ/ExbB proton channel family protein: MIDYFFQGGVVMYPILFLSILALAIILERSFCLYRLARTPRVDLNTIVRAVNAGGGDSALSLVSGNRNPVAVVLTALILNISEGKKRAELIEIASAVGSQAVDNIEGRIKILPLVVQLAPLLGLLGTVTGMIQAFQVIEHIGGKVNAMALAGGIWEAMLTTAFGLSVAIPTAFCHFVLERKVDSLAGEVEMAASRLLATVEESQGSVASP, translated from the coding sequence TTGATAGATTATTTTTTCCAGGGTGGGGTTGTCATGTACCCCATTCTCTTTCTGTCCATATTGGCCCTGGCCATTATTCTGGAGCGCTCTTTTTGTCTTTACCGCCTGGCCAGGACGCCAAGGGTGGACCTGAACACGATAGTCCGGGCCGTTAATGCCGGGGGGGGTGATAGCGCTCTTTCACTCGTCAGCGGCAACAGAAACCCGGTGGCTGTAGTTTTGACCGCCCTGATCCTGAATATTTCCGAAGGAAAGAAACGGGCAGAGCTCATCGAGATTGCTTCAGCCGTGGGGAGCCAGGCCGTGGACAATATCGAGGGCCGGATAAAGATTCTTCCCCTGGTTGTGCAACTTGCGCCTCTTTTGGGGCTTCTTGGCACAGTTACCGGGATGATCCAGGCCTTTCAGGTAATTGAACACATCGGCGGCAAGGTAAACGCCATGGCCTTGGCTGGCGGTATCTGGGAGGCCATGCTTACCACGGCCTTCGGACTCTCTGTGGCCATTCCTACCGCCTTTTGTCACTTTGTCCTGGAAAGAAAAGTGGACAGCCTGGCAGGTGAGGTAGAAATGGCCGCCTCCCGACTGTTAGCTACGGTTGAGGAAAGTCAGGGGTCGGTAGCGTCGCCGTAG
- a CDS encoding TonB-dependent receptor, whose product MSNSVKKGDLKMCCLWLLVILFTVFLPPASGIAEETKDTAVIKEIIVTATKTPQEIENVPASASVVTREDISKRNIQALDQALRELPGVFERRGKGLMDTLAHISLRGLPGKERTAILLDGLPLNDSYTNSVEWAGLPVESVEQIEVVRGPVSALYGGNAMGGVVNIITRMPEKQEILFKAGYGTDQTWSTRLGYGNKVLDNISFRLGAEYLDTDGYPTELVTKTTSVGAGTAVTGWTRTNTSTGGTAYIVGDKGNNTWSQGNFDAKVALDLPKASKLTLGYVRQQRAYDYDRYESYLRDASGDPVISGSVTFDNPAQKASLSESNSLNGEGKTAADIYTLRIETQPADRCSLKLNAGFIDRSKNWYTTPNSSATWDSGTGKVSESPSKTCQAEIQSDLMVAPENILTVGLSYRQGEATSEEYNLSFWKDENSKTSLAYCSGGKDRTYALFAQDEWHLPKNLTLFLGLRYDYWKTYDGSYDTDGSGATAAVNYPDRTDESFSPNISLLYKPREMTTLRLSGGTAFRSPNVYNLYRTWVSSTGWTYRGNPNLEPETTASWELGWEQKTSFGTRFKATYFENYVRDLIYLVTDTSLSKTKTYQNAAKAEVKGVELELRQKINPFLEAFATLTYDDAVITEYPSNPTIEGKQLTYVPKNMYSIGLDFAHRRFKGSIVGRYVGKIYSNDDNTDSFRYVYGSYDPYFVVDAKVSADVSKNIELSLSVDNLFDQDYYYYYESPGTAWFAEMAVRF is encoded by the coding sequence TTGTCAAACTCTGTGAAGAAGGGAGATTTAAAGATGTGTTGTTTGTGGCTTTTGGTCATTCTGTTTACGGTATTTTTACCCCCCGCGTCCGGGATTGCTGAAGAGACAAAGGATACGGCGGTAATAAAAGAGATAATCGTAACCGCTACCAAGACTCCTCAGGAAATAGAAAATGTCCCGGCCAGCGCCAGCGTGGTAACCAGGGAAGATATCAGCAAGAGAAACATCCAGGCCCTGGATCAGGCCCTGCGGGAACTGCCGGGCGTCTTCGAACGCCGCGGCAAGGGCCTGATGGACACACTAGCCCATATCTCGCTCCGCGGCCTGCCGGGAAAAGAGCGTACCGCTATTTTACTGGATGGTCTTCCATTAAATGACAGTTATACGAATAGCGTGGAGTGGGCCGGGCTGCCTGTCGAATCTGTCGAACAGATTGAGGTCGTCCGGGGGCCGGTCTCTGCCCTTTATGGCGGAAATGCCATGGGCGGCGTAGTAAACATCATTACCCGGATGCCGGAAAAGCAGGAAATCCTGTTCAAGGCCGGATACGGAACCGACCAGACCTGGTCAACCCGCCTGGGTTATGGCAACAAGGTACTGGATAACATCAGCTTCAGGCTGGGTGCGGAATATCTGGATACGGACGGCTACCCCACTGAGCTGGTCACGAAGACTACCTCAGTCGGGGCAGGAACCGCTGTAACCGGCTGGACCAGGACCAATACAAGCACGGGTGGTACGGCCTATATCGTGGGCGATAAAGGTAATAACACCTGGTCACAAGGCAACTTTGACGCCAAGGTTGCTTTGGACCTGCCCAAGGCGTCAAAACTTACCTTGGGATATGTCCGCCAGCAGCGCGCCTATGATTATGACCGATATGAGTCTTATCTGCGGGATGCCTCCGGCGACCCGGTCATAAGCGGATCCGTAACCTTCGATAATCCGGCACAAAAGGCGTCTTTAAGCGAATCCAATTCTCTAAATGGGGAGGGAAAGACGGCTGCGGACATATATACCCTCCGCATAGAGACGCAGCCGGCTGACCGCTGTTCCCTCAAACTGAATGCCGGATTTATCGACCGAAGCAAAAACTGGTACACTACGCCCAATAGTTCAGCCACCTGGGATAGCGGTACGGGCAAGGTCTCGGAATCGCCGAGCAAAACCTGCCAGGCCGAAATCCAATCCGATCTCATGGTCGCCCCGGAAAATATCCTTACCGTGGGGCTTTCATACCGACAGGGTGAGGCGACCAGTGAGGAGTATAACCTCTCCTTCTGGAAGGATGAAAACAGCAAGACCAGCCTTGCCTATTGCTCCGGAGGAAAGGATCGCACCTACGCCCTCTTTGCCCAGGATGAATGGCATCTGCCTAAAAACCTGACGCTCTTTCTGGGCCTCCGCTACGATTACTGGAAGACCTACGACGGCTCTTATGATACGGACGGCAGCGGCGCGACCGCAGCGGTAAACTATCCTGACCGCACCGATGAAAGCTTCTCTCCCAATATCTCGCTCCTCTATAAGCCCCGGGAGATGACTACCCTTCGTCTCTCCGGCGGTACAGCCTTCCGTAGTCCCAATGTCTATAACCTCTACCGGACATGGGTCTCTTCCACCGGCTGGACCTACAGGGGCAATCCGAATCTGGAACCTGAGACTACGGCTTCCTGGGAACTGGGCTGGGAACAGAAGACCTCCTTCGGAACCAGGTTTAAGGCCACCTATTTTGAAAACTATGTCCGGGACCTGATATATCTCGTCACGGATACTTCCCTATCCAAGACCAAGACCTACCAGAATGCCGCCAAGGCCGAAGTCAAAGGGGTGGAGCTGGAATTACGTCAAAAAATCAATCCCTTCCTCGAGGCATTTGCCACCCTGACCTATGACGATGCGGTTATTACTGAATACCCGTCTAATCCAACCATCGAAGGGAAACAACTGACCTATGTCCCTAAAAATATGTATTCCATTGGACTTGATTTTGCCCACCGGAGGTTTAAAGGAAGCATCGTTGGCCGCTATGTCGGGAAGATTTATTCCAACGATGACAACACCGACTCATTCCGGTATGTCTATGGCTCATACGACCCATACTTTGTCGTAGATGCCAAGGTGAGCGCCGATGTGTCCAAGAATATCGAGCTGTCCCTCTCCGTGGATAACCTGTTTGACCAGGATTATTACTACTACTATGAGAGCCCGGGCACTGCCTGGTTTGCAGAAATGGCCGTGAGGTTCTAG
- the ruvA gene encoding Holliday junction branch migration protein RuvA: MIARLEGNVLYKSPEYAILNVNGVGYQVFIPLSTFYELPEADSPVSLHTYTHLREDVLQLYGFKTMAEKIMFMSLISISGIGPKLALNILSGIGVTELEQAILSGDVSRIISIPGVGKKTAERMVIELRDKIGKKTSESWPAVIPVTAENKRLYADAVSALVNLGYKKAAAEAAMAGVERENKGLLSLEEILKQVLRVIARP; encoded by the coding sequence ATGATCGCCCGCTTGGAAGGAAATGTACTTTATAAATCGCCGGAATATGCCATCCTCAACGTAAATGGAGTCGGCTATCAGGTGTTCATCCCGCTTTCCACCTTTTATGAGTTGCCGGAGGCGGATAGCCCGGTCAGCCTGCACACCTATACACACCTGCGGGAAGATGTGTTGCAGCTTTATGGCTTTAAGACTATGGCCGAGAAGATAATGTTTATGTCCCTGATAAGTATTTCAGGTATAGGCCCCAAACTGGCGCTTAACATCCTTTCAGGCATCGGTGTGACTGAGCTGGAACAGGCCATACTATCGGGAGATGTAAGCCGGATAATCAGTATCCCGGGCGTAGGCAAAAAGACGGCAGAACGAATGGTGATCGAATTAAGGGACAAGATAGGTAAAAAAACGTCTGAATCCTGGCCTGCCGTTATCCCGGTGACTGCAGAAAACAAGAGGCTTTACGCAGATGCCGTCTCTGCCCTGGTCAATCTTGGTTATAAAAAGGCCGCTGCGGAAGCAGCCATGGCCGGAGTTGAAAGGGAGAATAAGGGCCTGCTTTCTCTGGAAGAGATATTAAAACAGGTACTAAGGGTTATAGCACGGCCATGA
- a CDS encoding Lrp/AsnC ligand binding domain-containing protein, translated as MSIKAYVLINTAIGKTAEVAKTVSRIKGVKKLDVIMGPYDIIIEVEAKDHDELSDVVLTKIQTIKAIRHTMTCPVVKMQEEKKAGKGKSVKA; from the coding sequence ATGTCTATAAAAGCGTATGTACTTATCAACACGGCCATAGGCAAGACCGCTGAGGTGGCGAAGACCGTTTCCAGGATAAAAGGCGTTAAAAAGCTGGATGTCATAATGGGGCCGTATGATATTATTATTGAGGTCGAGGCCAAGGATCACGATGAACTCTCGGACGTGGTTCTTACCAAGATACAAACCATAAAGGCCATACGGCACACCATGACCTGCCCGGTGGTAAAGATGCAGGAAGAGAAAAAGGCCGGGAAGGGAAAGTCTGTCAAGGCATAG
- a CDS encoding 2-dehydropantoate 2-reductase, with the protein MDTNSHISTLLRVAVIGPGAIGLFFGGLLSRLGLDVRFLDKSEERAAYLVRHGLLLEEPTGVTSIPLKVTIDTAGIGPCDLVIICVKSYDTESAASLLPSLIHQNTLVLTLQNGLGHVEVLKKVLLERQIAVGVTFHGVTLVETGHIRHAGEGPTYIGSFLSDEKMRGQLVKLAEILTAAGLVTKVVENIEEIVWNKLFINVGINALSALTRLKNGDLVKFPEIQNLMAIAITEALAVARGKGLQVNPQAVEEAKAACLATAENRSSMLQDVLNKKRTEIEAINGAIVKEAKALGIPCPVNEVLTFLVRGIEKSYNLQAER; encoded by the coding sequence ATGGATACAAATTCTCATATTAGTACACTACTGCGGGTGGCAGTGATCGGCCCGGGCGCCATCGGACTCTTCTTTGGCGGCCTTTTAAGCCGTCTGGGGTTGGATGTCCGGTTTCTGGACAAGTCCGAAGAGCGAGCCGCCTATCTCGTAAGGCATGGTCTGTTGCTGGAGGAACCCACCGGGGTTACGTCTATTCCCCTTAAGGTAACCATTGATACGGCCGGCATCGGCCCGTGCGATCTGGTCATCATCTGTGTAAAATCCTATGACACGGAATCAGCGGCATCTCTGTTACCCTCGCTCATTCATCAAAATACCTTAGTCCTCACCCTGCAAAACGGTCTGGGCCATGTCGAGGTCCTTAAAAAGGTCTTATTGGAGAGACAAATCGCTGTTGGCGTCACCTTTCACGGCGTAACCCTGGTTGAAACCGGACACATCCGCCATGCAGGGGAGGGACCAACCTACATAGGGTCTTTTCTTTCGGATGAGAAGATGCGAGGACAACTTGTTAAGCTGGCCGAGATCTTAACTGCTGCTGGATTGGTCACAAAAGTAGTGGAGAACATCGAAGAAATCGTCTGGAATAAACTCTTCATCAATGTAGGAATTAATGCCCTCTCGGCCCTGACCAGGCTTAAAAACGGCGATCTGGTAAAATTCCCGGAGATACAGAATCTCATGGCTATAGCCATTACCGAGGCCCTTGCCGTGGCCCGCGGCAAGGGCCTCCAGGTCAATCCCCAGGCCGTGGAGGAGGCAAAAGCGGCCTGCCTGGCCACAGCCGAAAATCGCTCCTCGATGTTGCAGGATGTCTTGAATAAGAAGCGGACTGAAATCGAGGCCATAAACGGGGCTATAGTGAAGGAAGCAAAAGCTCTGGGGATTCCATGTCCAGTAAATGAGGTCTTGACCTTTTTGGTTAGAGGTATAGAGAAGAGCTACAACTTACAGGCAGAAAGATAA
- the ruvC gene encoding crossover junction endodeoxyribonuclease RuvC — MMRVLGIDPGSIVTGFAILEKGNNGLIHVHSGLIRPSARQSFAVRLKDIYQSMRTVINDFEPDDVAIEGVFLAKNPQSAIKLSHVRGVTMLASAEAGLEIYEYSPRAVKLAVVGYGQASKQQVQKMVQALVRLKEMPSPDTADALAVAICHIHTTISG; from the coding sequence ATGATGAGAGTCCTGGGCATTGATCCCGGTTCAATAGTAACCGGATTTGCTATACTGGAGAAGGGAAATAACGGCCTGATCCATGTCCATAGCGGTTTGATTCGTCCGTCGGCCCGGCAATCTTTTGCGGTGCGCCTGAAGGACATTTATCAATCCATGCGGACCGTCATCAATGATTTTGAGCCGGATGATGTGGCGATAGAGGGCGTCTTTTTGGCCAAAAATCCTCAGTCGGCTATAAAGCTAAGCCATGTAAGAGGTGTAACCATGCTGGCCTCAGCCGAGGCCGGTCTGGAAATCTATGAATATTCACCCCGGGCAGTGAAACTGGCCGTCGTAGGTTATGGGCAGGCCAGTAAACAGCAGGTGCAAAAGATGGTGCAGGCCCTGGTGCGTCTGAAGGAAATGCCGTCTCCGGATACCGCCGATGCCCTGGCCGTGGCTATCTGCCATATTCACACTACTATATCAGGTTAA
- a CDS encoding RlmE family RNA methyltransferase produces MLRRKVKDYYFYKAKREHYAARSVYKLKEADEKYKFLHRRGVILDLGCFPGSWLQYCAEAVGPQGFVLGIDQQELKSLPGPNTRSLQADVLALDPEEIKKTRDAFDVVLSDMAPQTSGVKIVDHTKSIELARAAFLIAGALLRTGGTLFVKVFQGEDLPAFKKEIEQAFAQVRFFKPKGSRPESKEVFILALNKRP; encoded by the coding sequence ATGTTGCGGCGCAAAGTCAAGGATTATTATTTTTACAAGGCAAAAAGAGAGCATTACGCCGCGCGTTCCGTCTATAAATTAAAAGAGGCAGATGAAAAATATAAATTCCTGCACAGGCGCGGTGTAATCTTGGATCTCGGCTGTTTCCCGGGATCCTGGTTACAGTATTGCGCCGAGGCGGTAGGGCCGCAGGGCTTCGTCCTGGGTATCGACCAACAGGAATTAAAATCACTGCCCGGCCCTAACACGCGATCTTTGCAGGCGGATGTCCTGGCCCTGGACCCGGAAGAAATAAAAAAAACCCGGGACGCCTTTGATGTAGTCTTGAGTGATATGGCCCCGCAGACCTCGGGCGTAAAGATCGTGGATCACACAAAGTCTATTGAGTTGGCCCGTGCGGCATTTTTAATAGCCGGAGCATTACTCAGGACCGGGGGGACATTATTCGTCAAGGTCTTTCAGGGCGAAGACTTGCCGGCGTTCAAAAAAGAAATCGAGCAGGCCTTCGCCCAGGTAAGGTTTTTCAAACCTAAGGGCTCGCGACCGGAAAGCAAAGAGGTCTTTATACTGGCCTTGAACAAAAGGCCGTAG
- a CDS encoding CooT family nickel-binding protein, with the protein MCETNAYILKDDKEELLMDSVIILRPEDGKIYLRGLLGKEMYVEADIQEINFLDHRMVLKEK; encoded by the coding sequence ATGTGTGAGACAAACGCCTATATCTTAAAAGATGACAAGGAAGAACTCCTGATGGACAGCGTCATTATTCTCCGTCCGGAAGACGGCAAGATATACCTCCGCGGTCTTCTGGGAAAAGAGATGTACGTAGAGGCTGATATTCAGGAGATAAACTTTCTCGATCACCGTATGGTGCTGAAGGAAAAATAA